Genomic DNA from Peribacillus simplex:
TTTATCAATACAATGACAGTTGAATAGAAAGATGCCGATAAATTAGAATTTTTGCATTTTTATAGTTGACAAAAACCATTGGATTAATCATTATTAAGAAATAATGTTTAGTAAATCGATGCGATATAAAAGTGGGGTGACTTTATGTATTTAACAATAGATGGCATTGAAAAAAGTTTTAAGAATGAAAAGAAAGAAAGCATAAAGGTGCTCGATAAGATAAACATAGAGGTCGAGAAAGGAAGCTTCGTTTCGATCGTCGGCCCTTCTGGATGTGGTAAATCCACACTCCTTTATCTGATTGCCGGCCTTGATAAGGCAGATGCGGGTGAAATACGTGTAGCTGGGAAAAAAGTGATGAAGCCAGGGCCGGAACGGGTCGTAGTATTTCAAGAGGCGGGGTTATTTCCTTGGTTGACGGTACTTGAAAATGTTACATACGGATTGAAGTTAAAGAAAATTCCCAATGAAGAGGCTAAAGCCAAGGCATTGGACATTTTAAAAATGGTTCACCTCAGCCGATATGTTGACTCCTATCCACATCAACTGTCAGGGGGCATGAAACAGAGGGTAGCCATCGCAAGGGCGTTGGTGATGGAACCGGATATCCTGTTGATGGATGAGCCATTCTCTGCGCTGGATGAGCAAACGAGGATGGTCTTGCATAAAGAACTGCTCGAAATCTGGAGAAAAACTAAAGTGACAATCTTTTTCGTTACCCATAACATTCGTGAAGCTGTTCAGCTTTCCGAAAAAATTATCGTCTTTGCAACCCGTCCCGGGAAAATTAAAGAGACGATTTCCGTCCCTTCCATGAAAGATGGAGTTATGCCGGATAGTGTAACTTTGCAT
This window encodes:
- a CDS encoding ABC transporter ATP-binding protein translates to MYLTIDGIEKSFKNEKKESIKVLDKINIEVEKGSFVSIVGPSGCGKSTLLYLIAGLDKADAGEIRVAGKKVMKPGPERVVVFQEAGLFPWLTVLENVTYGLKLKKIPNEEAKAKALDILKMVHLSRYVDSYPHQLSGGMKQRVAIARALVMEPDILLMDEPFSALDEQTRMVLHKELLEIWRKTKVTIFFVTHNIREAVQLSEKIIVFATRPGKIKETISVPSMKDGVMPDSVTLHTEQKVLSILQEEIEKVLKEEMGNDYSFKTNHIHRDDSGDMGSHI